The following proteins are co-located in the Micromonospora viridifaciens genome:
- a CDS encoding archease — MERRPARGHRNIPHTADVRIEAWAPDREGCVAEAVAALVDTFVDVAGAGPAGETEFRVPPGADPDLLVGVLDEVIFRLDTEAVLPLATEVRPADDGGLVVRWRTTGTDEVELVGAVPKAVSLHELCFGPDRDGWACAVTLDV; from the coding sequence ATGGAGCGACGACCGGCGCGGGGGCACCGGAACATCCCGCACACCGCCGACGTACGGATCGAGGCGTGGGCGCCGGACCGGGAGGGCTGCGTGGCGGAGGCGGTGGCCGCGCTGGTCGACACCTTCGTCGACGTCGCGGGCGCCGGCCCAGCGGGGGAGACGGAGTTCCGGGTGCCGCCCGGCGCGGATCCCGACCTGCTGGTGGGCGTCCTCGACGAGGTGATCTTCCGGTTGGACACGGAGGCGGTGCTGCCGCTGGCCACCGAGGTTCGACCGGCGGACGACGGCGGCCTCGTGGTGCGGTGGCGTACCACCGGCACGGACGAGGTGGAGCTGGTCGGGGCGGTACCCAAGGCGGTGTCCCTGCACGAGCTGTGCTTCGGCCCCGACCGGGACGGCTGGGCGTGCGCCGTGACCCTGGACGTCTGA
- a CDS encoding ABC transporter ATP-binding protein: MSSINGCLPTAIVGEPEPRAAEPLLRVRGLTRHFPVRGGLGSRGVVRAVDGLDFDVRPGETLGLVGESGCGKTTTGRMLVRLLEPTAGSIEFAGRDITHAGRRDLRPLRQDLQIIFQDPYASLNPRHTVGRIVAMPLQVNGINPPGGIKHRVQELLELVGLNPEHYNRYPHEFSGGQRQRIGIARALALRPKLIVADEPVSALDVSIQAQVINLLRDLQRDLDLAFVFIAHDLAVVRHFCHRVAVMYLGKIVEIGDRASIYTRPQHPYTRALLSAIPDVTALGPAGRIRLAGDVPTPLNPPSGCRFRTRCWKAQDHCATEEPALITRNGGQQLTACHYPEMGALPQAKDAVVG, translated from the coding sequence ATGAGCAGCATCAACGGCTGTCTGCCGACGGCCATCGTCGGTGAACCGGAGCCGCGCGCGGCCGAGCCGCTGCTGCGGGTCCGCGGCCTGACCCGGCACTTTCCCGTCCGGGGCGGCCTCGGCAGCCGCGGGGTCGTGCGCGCGGTGGACGGGCTGGACTTCGACGTGCGCCCGGGCGAGACGTTGGGCCTGGTCGGGGAGTCCGGCTGCGGGAAGACCACCACCGGCCGGATGCTGGTCCGGCTGCTGGAACCCACCGCGGGCAGTATCGAGTTCGCCGGCCGGGACATCACCCACGCCGGCCGCCGCGACCTGCGGCCCCTGCGGCAGGACCTGCAGATCATCTTCCAGGACCCGTACGCCTCGCTGAACCCCCGCCACACCGTCGGCCGGATCGTCGCCATGCCACTGCAGGTCAACGGCATCAACCCACCCGGCGGCATCAAACACCGCGTCCAGGAACTCCTCGAACTCGTCGGCCTCAACCCCGAACACTACAACCGCTACCCGCACGAGTTCTCCGGCGGACAACGCCAACGCATCGGCATCGCCCGCGCCCTGGCACTGCGGCCGAAACTCATCGTCGCCGACGAACCCGTCTCCGCCCTGGACGTCTCCATCCAGGCCCAGGTCATCAACCTGCTGCGCGACCTGCAACGCGACCTCGACCTGGCCTTCGTGTTCATCGCCCACGACCTGGCCGTCGTCCGCCACTTCTGCCACCGCGTCGCCGTCATGTACCTCGGCAAGATCGTCGAGATCGGCGACCGGGCGAGCATCTACACCCGCCCACAGCACCCGTACACCCGCGCCCTGCTGTCCGCCATCCCCGATGTCACCGCGCTCGGCCCCGCCGGGCGCATCCGGCTGGCCGGCGACGTCCCCACCCCGCTCAACCCACCATCCGGCTGCCGCTTCCGCACCCGCTGCTGGAAGGCCCAGGACCATTGCGCCACGGAAGAACCCGCACTGATCACCCGGAACGGCGGTCAGCAGCTCACCGCCTGCCACTACCCGGAGATGGGAGCACTGCCCCAAGCCAAGGACGCTGTCGTGGGCTGA
- a CDS encoding ABC transporter permease: MLRFVVRRLLVAAVTLAVISLITFGLFFAVPSSPAKVMCGKNCTAEDIAQVEQRLGIDQPLPRQYTDFVKGVFVGRTYGSGDFRQDCPAPCLGYSFRNNQPVTEIIVQRLPVTFSIVFGGAVLWLALGISLGMVSALRRGTAFDRAAIGITLAGASMQVYFFGLILLYLLVYATGLLPFPSYTPLTENPARWAVGLLLPWMTLGFLNSALYARLSRAQMLETLSEDFVRTARAKGLSSRQVHLRHALRAAITPIVTIAGLDIGSSLGGTFITETIFGLQGLGKATVEAVQFLNLPVVMATVLLAAVFIVVANIVVDVLYAVIDPRVRLS; the protein is encoded by the coding sequence GTGCTCCGTTTCGTCGTGCGGCGGTTGCTCGTCGCCGCGGTGACCCTCGCGGTCATCAGCCTGATCACCTTCGGCCTCTTCTTCGCCGTGCCGAGCAGCCCGGCCAAGGTGATGTGCGGCAAGAACTGCACCGCCGAGGACATCGCCCAGGTCGAGCAGCGGCTCGGCATCGACCAGCCGCTGCCCCGCCAGTACACCGACTTCGTCAAGGGCGTCTTCGTCGGCCGTACCTACGGGTCGGGAGACTTCCGGCAGGACTGCCCGGCGCCGTGCCTGGGCTACTCGTTCCGCAACAACCAGCCGGTGACGGAGATCATCGTCCAGCGCCTGCCGGTGACCTTCAGCATCGTCTTCGGCGGCGCGGTGCTCTGGCTCGCCCTGGGCATCTCGCTGGGCATGGTGTCGGCGTTGCGCCGCGGGACGGCCTTCGACCGGGCCGCGATCGGCATCACCCTGGCCGGGGCGTCCATGCAGGTCTACTTCTTCGGACTGATCCTGCTCTACCTGCTGGTGTACGCCACCGGGCTGCTGCCGTTCCCCAGTTACACCCCGCTGACCGAGAACCCGGCCCGCTGGGCGGTGGGCCTGCTGCTGCCCTGGATGACGCTCGGCTTCCTCAACTCCGCGCTGTACGCCCGGCTGTCCCGGGCGCAGATGCTGGAGACCCTGTCGGAGGACTTCGTGCGTACCGCCCGGGCGAAGGGGTTGTCGTCCCGGCAGGTGCACCTGCGCCACGCCCTGCGGGCCGCGATCACCCCCATCGTGACGATCGCCGGGCTGGACATCGGGAGCAGCCTCGGCGGCACCTTCATCACCGAGACGATCTTCGGCCTCCAGGGTCTGGGCAAGGCCACCGTGGAGGCGGTGCAGTTCCTCAACCTGCCGGTGGTCATGGCGACCGTGCTGCTGGCGGCGGTGTTCATCGTGGTCGCCAACATCGTGGTCGACGTGCTCTACGCGGTCATCGACCCGCGGGTCCGGTTGAGCTGA
- a CDS encoding ABC transporter ATP-binding protein → MAELPVPRSGEGAYLRVNDLRVRFDTEDGVVRAVDGVSFAVERGRTLGIVGESGSGKSVTSLAVLGLHNAKRTAITGEIFVGGRQLVGLAEEEVRRLRGRDMAMIFQDPLSALHPYYTVGRQIAEAYRVHHPRAGRREARQRAVDMLGRVGIPQPGRRFDQYPHEFSGGMRQRAMIAMALVNDPDLVIADEPTTALDVTVQAQILDLLADLQQEFRSAIILITHDLGVVSQVADDVLVMYGGRAVEHGSVAQVLRRPQHPYTWGLLSSVPSLHGDADADLVPIKGNPPSLINLPSGCAFHPRCRYAGRNGDRSRTVVPELRPTGEAGHLVACHLPEAVRQRIYRDEIAQVGVAR, encoded by the coding sequence ATGGCGGAGCTTCCGGTGCCCCGCTCCGGTGAGGGTGCCTATCTGCGGGTGAACGATCTGCGGGTGCGGTTCGACACCGAGGATGGTGTGGTGCGGGCGGTGGACGGGGTGTCGTTCGCCGTGGAGCGGGGCCGCACCCTGGGCATCGTCGGCGAGTCGGGCTCGGGTAAGAGCGTGACGTCGCTGGCGGTCCTGGGGTTGCACAACGCCAAGCGCACCGCGATCACCGGTGAGATCTTCGTCGGTGGCCGTCAGTTGGTGGGGCTGGCGGAGGAGGAGGTGCGGCGGCTGCGGGGCCGGGACATGGCGATGATCTTCCAGGATCCGCTGTCGGCGTTGCATCCGTACTACACGGTGGGTAGGCAGATCGCTGAGGCGTACCGGGTGCACCATCCGCGGGCGGGGCGGCGGGAGGCCCGGCAGCGGGCGGTGGACATGCTGGGCCGGGTGGGGATTCCGCAGCCGGGGCGGCGGTTCGATCAGTATCCGCATGAGTTCTCGGGTGGGATGCGGCAGCGGGCGATGATCGCGATGGCCCTGGTCAATGATCCGGATCTGGTGATCGCGGATGAGCCGACGACGGCGCTGGATGTGACGGTGCAGGCGCAGATCCTGGACCTTCTCGCGGACCTGCAGCAGGAGTTCCGGTCGGCGATCATTTTGATTACGCATGACCTGGGTGTGGTGTCGCAGGTGGCGGATGACGTGTTGGTGATGTACGGGGGTCGGGCGGTCGAGCACGGGAGTGTGGCGCAGGTGTTGCGTCGGCCGCAGCATCCGTACACGTGGGGGTTGTTGTCGAGTGTGCCGTCGTTGCATGGTGACGCGGACGCGGATCTGGTGCCGATCAAGGGCAACCCGCCGTCGTTGATCAATCTGCCGTCGGGGTGTGCGTTCCATCCGCGGTGTCGCTACGCGGGTCGTAACGGTGACCGTTCCCGCACTGTGGTGCCGGAGTTGCGGCCGACGGGGGAGGCGGGCCACCTGGTCGCCTGCCACCTGCCGGAGGCCGTCCGGCAGCGCATCTACCGCGACGAGATCGCCCAGGTGGGGGTGGCGAGATGA
- a CDS encoding flavin-containing monooxygenase: protein MVDHVDVVIVGAGLSGVGAAVHLRRNCPGKTYAVLEARDAIGGTWDLFRYPGIRSDSDMFTLGYSFKPWTDPKAIADGDAIREYVRETAREYGVREHIRFRHRVVRAEWDSDTARWTVHAHRDDTGEDVVLTCAFLFTCAGYYRYDAGYTPEFPGVDRYAGRLVHPQHWPADLDWTGRRVVVIGSGATAVTLVPALAERAAHVTMLQRSPTYVIALPSRDPFADALRRWLPAKAAYPVVRWKNVLLGVVNFQLSRRAPGLVKKFLRRAAQGRLPVGYDLDRHFAPRYDPWDQRLCVVPDGDLFAAIGDGRAAVVTDTVETFTEHGIRLGSGEELPADIIVTATGLNLLALGGMTVAVDGTEVDLASTVAYKGMMLSGVPNFALTIGYTNASWTLKADLVATYVCRLLRHLDATGQQIVTPLAPDTAEREPLIDLKSGYVLRAADRLPKQGPRAPWRLHQNYPRDVLLMRHGRLTDSGVRFSRAGAPAASGLDAAQPTAPVA, encoded by the coding sequence ATGGTCGACCACGTCGACGTCGTCATCGTCGGCGCCGGGCTCTCCGGCGTCGGCGCCGCCGTCCACCTGCGACGCAACTGCCCGGGCAAGACCTACGCGGTGCTCGAGGCCCGCGACGCCATCGGCGGCACCTGGGACCTGTTCCGCTACCCCGGCATCCGCTCCGACTCAGACATGTTCACCCTCGGCTACTCGTTCAAGCCGTGGACCGACCCGAAGGCGATCGCCGACGGCGACGCCATCCGGGAGTACGTGCGCGAGACCGCCCGGGAGTACGGGGTGCGGGAGCACATCCGCTTCCGTCACCGGGTGGTGCGCGCCGAGTGGGACAGCGACACCGCCCGCTGGACGGTCCACGCCCACCGCGACGACACCGGCGAGGACGTGGTCCTCACCTGCGCGTTCCTGTTCACCTGCGCCGGCTACTACCGCTACGACGCCGGCTACACGCCCGAGTTCCCCGGCGTCGATCGGTACGCCGGCCGGCTCGTGCACCCGCAGCACTGGCCGGCGGACCTCGACTGGACCGGCAGGCGGGTGGTGGTGATCGGCAGCGGCGCGACGGCGGTCACCCTGGTCCCGGCGTTGGCCGAGCGGGCCGCCCACGTCACCATGCTCCAGCGCTCACCCACGTATGTCATCGCGCTGCCCTCGCGCGACCCGTTCGCCGACGCGCTGCGGCGCTGGCTGCCCGCCAAGGCCGCGTATCCCGTCGTGCGCTGGAAGAACGTGCTGCTGGGGGTGGTCAACTTCCAGCTCAGCCGGCGGGCCCCTGGCCTGGTGAAGAAGTTCCTGCGCCGGGCCGCCCAGGGCAGGCTGCCGGTCGGGTACGACCTCGACCGGCACTTCGCGCCGCGCTACGACCCCTGGGACCAGCGGCTCTGCGTGGTGCCCGACGGGGACCTCTTCGCCGCGATCGGCGACGGGCGGGCCGCGGTGGTCACCGACACCGTCGAGACCTTCACCGAGCACGGCATCCGGCTGGGCTCCGGCGAGGAACTGCCCGCCGACATCATCGTCACCGCCACCGGCCTCAACCTGCTCGCCCTCGGCGGCATGACGGTGGCCGTGGACGGCACCGAGGTGGATCTGGCCAGCACCGTCGCCTACAAGGGCATGATGCTCTCCGGCGTGCCGAACTTCGCCCTGACCATCGGCTACACCAACGCGTCCTGGACGCTCAAGGCCGACCTCGTCGCCACGTACGTCTGCCGGCTGCTGCGCCACCTCGACGCGACCGGCCAGCAGATCGTCACCCCGCTCGCCCCGGACACGGCGGAGCGGGAACCGCTCATCGACCTGAAGTCCGGGTACGTGCTGCGCGCCGCCGACCGGCTCCCGAAGCAGGGCCCGAGGGCTCCCTGGCGGCTGCACCAGAACTATCCCCGGGACGTGCTGCTGATGCGCCACGGTCGGCTCACCGACTCCGGCGTGCGCTTCTCCCGAGCCGGCGCGCCCGCCGCCAGCGGCCTCGACGCCGCCCAGCCCACCGCGCCCGTCGCCTGA
- a CDS encoding helix-turn-helix transcriptional regulator — protein sequence MRASRLLSILLLLQAHGRLTAAELARRLEVSVRTVYRDVEALHAAGIPLYGEAGHAGGYQLVDGWRTRLTGLTAEEADRLLFAGLPGPAAELGYQSVVATVQLKLRAALPPPLADRAARLEQRFHLDTPGWYSDGDPSPHLAPAAEAVWRQHRIRVRYRSWTGEVTRVLEPYGLVLKGGRWYVVAARPDRAEPATYRVNQILDLTALDEPFDRPEFDLPSWWRAHVADFRARLHRDEATIRLSPRGRDRLREIASDPVVAAVDATAGPPDQAGWVYAIIPIESLTHAHGDLLRLGAEVEVLSPAPLRDRLAETAAALATLYHPCPC from the coding sequence ATGCGGGCCAGCCGTCTCCTGTCGATCCTGCTCCTGCTCCAGGCCCACGGCCGGCTCACCGCCGCCGAGCTCGCGCGCCGTCTGGAGGTCTCGGTCCGCACCGTCTACCGGGACGTCGAGGCGCTGCACGCCGCCGGCATCCCGCTGTACGGCGAGGCCGGCCACGCCGGCGGCTACCAGCTCGTCGACGGCTGGCGGACCCGGCTGACCGGGCTCACCGCCGAGGAGGCCGACCGGCTGCTCTTCGCCGGGCTGCCCGGGCCGGCCGCCGAGCTGGGCTATCAGTCGGTCGTCGCCACCGTCCAGCTCAAGCTGCGGGCCGCGCTGCCGCCCCCGCTCGCCGACCGGGCCGCCCGGCTCGAACAGCGCTTCCACCTGGACACCCCCGGCTGGTACTCCGACGGCGACCCGTCGCCACACCTCGCCCCCGCCGCCGAGGCGGTGTGGCGCCAGCACCGGATCCGGGTCCGCTACCGCAGCTGGACGGGCGAGGTGACCCGGGTCCTGGAGCCCTACGGCCTGGTGCTCAAGGGCGGCCGGTGGTACGTGGTGGCGGCCCGGCCGGACCGGGCCGAACCCGCCACCTACCGGGTCAACCAGATCCTCGACCTGACCGCGCTCGACGAGCCGTTCGACCGGCCCGAGTTCGACCTGCCCAGCTGGTGGCGGGCGCACGTGGCGGACTTCCGGGCCCGGCTGCACCGGGACGAGGCGACGATCCGGCTCTCGCCGCGCGGCCGGGACCGGCTGCGGGAGATCGCCAGCGACCCGGTGGTCGCCGCGGTGGACGCCACCGCCGGCCCACCGGATCAGGCCGGCTGGGTGTACGCCATCATCCCGATCGAGTCGCTCACCCACGCCCACGGCGACCTGCTGCGGCTCGGCGCCGAGGTGGAGGTCCTCTCCCCCGCCCCACTGCGCGACCGCCTCGCCGAGACCGCCGCCGCCCTCGCCACCCTCTACCACCCCTGCCCCTGTTGA
- a CDS encoding B3/B4 domain-containing protein → MNFRHAPQVWSAFPELVCGVLHATGVTPAVDVGPLLARHTDTARARLAAGPEGGFPEIQAWRRAFARMGLPPTRYRCAAESLLRRFRRDGALPRLHPLVDLGNALSLGYAVPVAVLDVERIAGDLAVRPATGEETYLTLGGGEDERPEPGEVIFADSAGRAHSRRWTHRQSGWSAVRDDTTEVLVIVEALHDGAAEAVPRMLGELSSALADRWRVPARTAVLTADAPAFSVARATAG, encoded by the coding sequence ATGAACTTCCGGCACGCCCCGCAGGTGTGGTCGGCCTTCCCCGAGCTGGTCTGCGGCGTCCTGCACGCCACCGGCGTCACCCCGGCCGTCGACGTGGGTCCCCTGCTCGCCCGGCACACGGACACCGCCCGGGCCCGGCTCGCGGCCGGGCCCGAGGGCGGCTTCCCGGAGATCCAGGCGTGGCGACGGGCCTTCGCGCGGATGGGACTGCCGCCGACCCGCTACCGGTGCGCGGCCGAGTCGCTGTTGCGTCGCTTCCGGCGCGACGGCGCGCTGCCACGGCTGCATCCGCTGGTCGACCTGGGCAACGCGCTTTCCCTCGGGTACGCCGTGCCGGTGGCCGTTCTCGACGTGGAGCGGATCGCCGGCGACCTGGCGGTGCGGCCCGCCACCGGTGAGGAGACCTACCTGACCCTCGGTGGTGGCGAAGACGAGCGGCCCGAGCCCGGCGAGGTGATCTTCGCAGACTCGGCCGGGCGGGCGCACTCCCGGCGCTGGACCCACCGGCAGAGCGGCTGGTCCGCGGTCCGCGACGACACCACCGAGGTGCTGGTGATCGTCGAGGCGCTGCACGACGGCGCGGCGGAGGCGGTGCCCCGGATGCTCGGCGAGCTGTCATCGGCCCTGGCGGACCGGTGGCGGGTGCCGGCCCGGACGGCGGTGCTGACCGCCGACGCGCCGGCCTTCTCGGTGGCGCGGGCGACGGCTGGCTGA
- a CDS encoding RtcB family protein — translation MELVEESPYRFRIDRHDPMRVPGVVFASRSLLPDAGADKSLDQVANVATLPGIVGASYAMPDVHWGYGFPIGGVAATDVEAGGVVSPGGVGFDISCGVRLLAASLDRADLRPRLDALMDGLSDATPRGMGKGAVWHLTDDTELDGVLRGGSRYAVERGYGVQRDLDRCEDYGAVGDANPAQVSERAVQRGAGQVGSLGSGNHFLEVQAVAEVYDEPVANAFGLRTGQVCVMIHCGSRGLGHQICTDYVHAMEKVMPGYGIHVPDRQLACAPVSSHEGRAYLGAMAAAANYARANRQLLHHAARQVFERVTGSDLSLVYDVSHNLAKIETHGVDGDQRRLCVHRKGATRALPPGHPDLPDDLRPVGQPVLIPGSMGTDSYVLVGTPGAPAFASTCHGAGRTQSRKQATKAVRGHDPRRELEAQDIAVRGKSRRGLAEEMPTAYKDITAVIEATEGAGLCRRVARLVPVGVVKG, via the coding sequence ATGGAGCTGGTCGAGGAGTCGCCGTATCGGTTTCGCATCGACCGGCATGACCCGATGCGGGTCCCCGGCGTGGTCTTCGCGTCCCGGTCGCTGCTGCCGGACGCCGGGGCGGACAAGTCACTGGACCAGGTGGCGAACGTGGCCACCCTGCCCGGCATCGTCGGCGCCTCGTACGCCATGCCGGACGTGCACTGGGGGTACGGCTTCCCGATCGGCGGGGTGGCCGCCACCGACGTCGAGGCCGGTGGCGTGGTCTCGCCCGGCGGGGTCGGCTTCGACATCTCCTGCGGCGTACGGCTGCTCGCCGCGAGCCTCGACCGCGCCGACCTGCGGCCCCGCCTCGACGCGCTGATGGACGGCCTGAGCGACGCCACCCCGCGCGGCATGGGCAAGGGCGCGGTGTGGCACCTGACCGACGACACGGAACTCGACGGCGTGCTGCGTGGCGGTTCCCGGTACGCCGTCGAACGCGGCTACGGGGTGCAGCGGGACCTGGACCGGTGCGAGGACTACGGCGCGGTCGGCGACGCGAATCCGGCCCAGGTGAGCGAGCGGGCGGTGCAGCGGGGCGCGGGCCAGGTGGGCAGCCTCGGCTCCGGCAACCACTTCCTCGAGGTGCAGGCCGTGGCGGAGGTGTACGACGAGCCGGTGGCCAACGCGTTCGGGCTGCGGACCGGGCAGGTCTGCGTGATGATCCACTGTGGCTCGCGCGGCCTCGGCCACCAGATCTGCACCGACTACGTCCACGCCATGGAGAAGGTGATGCCCGGGTACGGCATCCACGTGCCCGACCGGCAGCTCGCCTGCGCGCCGGTGTCGTCGCACGAGGGGCGGGCGTACCTCGGCGCGATGGCCGCCGCGGCGAACTACGCGCGAGCCAACCGGCAACTGCTGCACCACGCCGCCCGGCAGGTCTTCGAGCGGGTCACCGGGAGCGACCTGAGCCTGGTGTACGACGTCTCGCACAACCTCGCGAAGATCGAGACCCACGGCGTCGACGGCGACCAGCGGCGGCTCTGCGTGCACCGCAAGGGCGCCACTCGGGCGTTGCCGCCGGGCCACCCGGACCTGCCGGACGACCTGCGCCCGGTCGGGCAGCCGGTGCTGATCCCTGGATCGATGGGCACCGACTCGTACGTGCTGGTCGGCACGCCGGGAGCGCCCGCATTCGCCTCCACCTGCCACGGCGCCGGCCGCACCCAGAGCCGCAAGCAGGCCACCAAGGCGGTACGCGGCCATGACCCGCGCCGGGAACTGGAGGCGCAGGACATCGCGGTGCGGGGCAAGTCCCGGCGGGGGCTGGCCGAGGAGATGCCGACGGCGTACAAGGACATCACCGCCGTCATCGAGGCCACCGAGGGCGCCGGACTCTGCCGGCGGGTCGCGCGGCTCGTCCCGGTCGGCGTGGTGAAGGGCTGA
- the pdxR gene encoding MocR-like pyridoxine biosynthesis transcription factor PdxR, whose product MDRAKHPPSEESISAGADFLQLDVGEAPPGGRAAWLAARLRAAIADGQVPVGARLPASRVLAAELGVSRGVVTEAYQRLTEDGHVVGRGRAGTVVVATPAAVVTPAPQPPARAEVFTGRPGTDIFDALRTAPAMLDLTPGVPDLAAFPRAAWLRAERAVLHRLAPAALGYGDPTGAPALRQAVATWLARNRGIRVDPAEVVIVAGVSQALGLLAQVLHAEGIHTVAVEDPGSLGVRQHLRNWRLETPPVPVDEHGLRVDRLAASAAPAVMLTPAHQFPTGVVLDGDRRRRLLRWAQRGGLVIEDDYDAEHRYDRPPVPALRGMLPEQVCYTGSVSKLLAPALRIGWVLVPPRHHATLVAAKRMADLGNAALPQLVLAELMDSGALERHLRLLRRRHVRRRDAMIRAVRDHLPGAVVHGAAAGLHLLVTLPGGVDDVALAAAALRRGVKVQPLSWHGQLPQPPGLVLGYAANPTGDIERGIATIAATLRTLS is encoded by the coding sequence GTGGACAGGGCCAAACATCCGCCGTCTGAGGAGTCCATATCGGCTGGTGCCGATTTCCTTCAGCTCGACGTGGGCGAGGCCCCGCCTGGTGGGCGCGCCGCCTGGCTCGCCGCCCGGCTGCGGGCGGCCATCGCCGACGGCCAGGTGCCGGTGGGCGCCCGCCTACCGGCCAGCCGGGTCCTTGCCGCCGAGCTGGGCGTCTCCCGGGGCGTGGTGACCGAGGCGTATCAGCGGCTCACCGAGGACGGGCACGTGGTGGGGCGCGGCCGGGCCGGCACCGTCGTGGTGGCCACGCCCGCCGCGGTGGTCACCCCCGCGCCGCAGCCGCCCGCCCGGGCCGAGGTATTCACCGGCCGGCCGGGCACCGACATCTTCGACGCGCTGCGTACCGCCCCGGCGATGCTCGACCTGACACCCGGCGTACCGGATCTGGCGGCCTTTCCCCGCGCGGCCTGGCTGCGCGCGGAACGCGCCGTGCTGCACCGCCTCGCGCCCGCCGCCCTCGGGTACGGCGACCCGACGGGCGCGCCCGCGCTGCGGCAGGCGGTCGCCACCTGGCTGGCCCGCAACCGGGGCATCCGGGTCGACCCGGCCGAGGTGGTGATCGTCGCCGGTGTGTCCCAGGCGCTCGGCCTGCTCGCCCAGGTGCTGCACGCCGAGGGCATCCACACCGTGGCCGTGGAGGATCCCGGCTCCCTCGGCGTACGCCAGCATTTGCGCAACTGGCGGCTGGAGACCCCGCCGGTTCCGGTGGACGAGCACGGGCTGCGGGTGGACCGGCTGGCGGCGAGCGCCGCCCCGGCGGTGATGCTCACCCCCGCGCACCAGTTTCCGACCGGGGTGGTGCTCGACGGCGACCGGCGCCGCCGGCTGCTGCGCTGGGCGCAGCGAGGGGGTCTGGTCATCGAGGACGACTACGACGCCGAGCACCGCTACGACCGCCCGCCGGTGCCGGCGCTGCGCGGCATGCTCCCGGAGCAGGTCTGCTACACCGGCAGCGTCTCGAAGCTGCTCGCCCCGGCCCTGCGGATCGGCTGGGTGCTGGTGCCGCCGCGGCACCACGCCACGCTGGTGGCCGCCAAGCGGATGGCCGACCTCGGCAACGCGGCCCTGCCCCAGCTGGTGCTGGCCGAGCTGATGGACTCCGGGGCGCTGGAACGGCACCTACGGCTGCTGCGCCGCCGGCACGTGCGCCGCCGGGACGCGATGATCCGCGCCGTCCGCGACCACCTGCCCGGGGCGGTCGTGCACGGCGCTGCCGCCGGCCTGCATCTGCTGGTCACCCTGCCCGGCGGCGTCGACGACGTCGCGCTGGCCGCTGCGGCGCTGCGCCGGGGCGTGAAGGTGCAGCCGCTGTCCTGGCACGGGCAGCTACCGCAGCCGCCCGGCCTGGTCCTCGGCTACGCCGCCAACCCGACCGGCGACATCGAGCGCGGCATCGCCACCATCGCCGCCACCCTGCGCACCCTCTCCTGA
- a CDS encoding LysE family translocator, producing MSIAFLLTTLVVVATPGTGVVYTLSTALSAGRRAALVAALGCTLSLVPHLAAAVTGLAAVLRAGTPAFRVVTWLGVAYLLWMAWSALRDRSPLPFDERRPPRSPARVIRDGVLVNLLNPKVTVFFVAFLPQFVPPDAPAATRRMLLHGVVFMLVTFVAFAGIGVLAGTLRQRVLARPRLTALLRRGFAGSFLALGLGLALTAR from the coding sequence GTGAGCATCGCCTTCCTGCTGACCACGCTCGTCGTGGTGGCCACTCCGGGCACCGGGGTGGTGTACACGCTCTCCACCGCGCTGTCCGCGGGTCGCCGCGCCGCGCTCGTTGCCGCGCTGGGCTGCACGCTCAGCCTCGTGCCGCATCTGGCGGCGGCGGTGACCGGCCTGGCCGCCGTGCTGCGCGCTGGCACCCCGGCGTTCCGGGTGGTGACCTGGCTGGGCGTGGCGTACCTGCTGTGGATGGCCTGGTCCGCGCTGCGCGACCGCAGCCCGCTGCCGTTCGACGAGCGCCGCCCGCCCCGGTCGCCCGCCCGGGTGATCCGCGACGGGGTGCTGGTGAACCTGCTCAACCCCAAGGTGACCGTGTTCTTCGTGGCGTTCCTGCCGCAGTTCGTGCCTCCGGACGCGCCCGCGGCCACCCGCCGGATGCTGCTGCACGGCGTGGTCTTCATGCTGGTCACGTTCGTCGCCTTCGCCGGCATCGGTGTGCTGGCCGGCACGCTCCGGCAGCGGGTCCTCGCCCGGCCCCGGCTGACCGCGCTGCTGCGCCGTGGTTTCGCCGGCAGCTTCCTCGCGCTGGGCCTCGGCCTGGCCCTCACCGCCCGATAG